In Streptomyces seoulensis, the following are encoded in one genomic region:
- a CDS encoding glycoside hydrolase family 13 protein, translating into MSQQHLAAPADDTAVAPAAQHRDWWRGAVIYQVYPRSFADSNGDGMGDLAGVRARLPYLRDLGVDAVWLSPFYASPQADAGYDVADYRAVDPMFGNLLDADALIRDAHELSLRIIVDLVPNHSSDQHEWFKRALAEGPGSPLRERYHFRPGKGKAGELPPNDWESIFGGPAWTRVTEPDGTPGEWYLHLFAPEQPDFNWNHPAVGDEFRSILRFWLDMGVDGFRIDVAHGLIKADGLPDLGAHDQLKLLGNDVMPFFDQEGVHEVYRQWRTVLDEYAEKEGPEGPSAEGRGRETGGRIFVAEAWTPTIERTANYVRPDELHQAFNFQYLGTDWDAEQLREVIDRTLAAMRPVDAPATWVLSNHDVTRHATRFANPPGLGTQIRTAGDRALGLRRARAATLLMLALPGSAYLYQGEELGLPDVVDLPDEVRQDPAYFRGAGQDGFRDGCRVPIPWTREGSSYGFGGGGSWLPQPAGWGELSVEAQTGVAGSTLELYRAALAARREQPALGAGSGVEWLPAPEGVLAFRRGEFTCVANTTGAPVTVPAHGRVLLASGEITESAAGAEVPADTTVWWTTA; encoded by the coding sequence ATGAGCCAGCAGCATCTCGCAGCCCCGGCCGACGACACCGCCGTCGCCCCCGCCGCCCAGCACCGCGACTGGTGGCGCGGCGCGGTGATCTACCAGGTCTATCCGCGCAGCTTCGCCGACTCCAACGGTGACGGCATGGGCGACCTGGCCGGCGTGCGGGCCAGACTGCCCTATCTGCGCGACCTCGGCGTGGACGCCGTCTGGCTCAGCCCGTTCTACGCCTCCCCGCAGGCGGACGCCGGGTACGACGTGGCCGACTACCGCGCGGTCGACCCGATGTTCGGCAACCTGCTGGACGCCGACGCGCTGATCCGCGACGCCCACGAGCTGTCCCTGCGGATCATCGTGGACCTGGTGCCCAACCACTCCTCCGACCAGCACGAGTGGTTCAAGCGGGCGCTCGCGGAGGGCCCCGGCTCGCCGCTGCGCGAGCGGTACCACTTCCGCCCCGGCAAGGGGAAGGCCGGCGAACTCCCGCCCAACGACTGGGAGTCCATCTTCGGCGGCCCGGCCTGGACCCGGGTCACCGAGCCGGACGGCACGCCGGGGGAGTGGTACCTGCACCTCTTCGCGCCCGAGCAGCCCGACTTCAACTGGAACCACCCGGCGGTCGGCGACGAGTTCCGGTCCATCCTGCGGTTCTGGCTGGACATGGGCGTCGACGGCTTCCGCATCGACGTCGCCCACGGCCTGATCAAGGCCGACGGGCTGCCCGACCTCGGCGCCCACGACCAGCTCAAGCTGCTGGGCAACGACGTGATGCCGTTCTTCGACCAGGAGGGCGTCCACGAGGTCTACCGGCAGTGGCGCACGGTGCTGGACGAGTACGCGGAGAAGGAGGGGCCCGAAGGGCCTTCCGCGGAAGGGCGGGGGCGGGAGACGGGCGGGCGTATTTTCGTCGCCGAGGCGTGGACGCCGACCATCGAGCGGACCGCCAACTACGTCCGCCCCGACGAGCTGCACCAGGCGTTCAACTTCCAGTACCTGGGCACCGACTGGGACGCGGAGCAGCTGCGCGAGGTCATCGACCGCACGCTCGCCGCGATGCGCCCGGTCGACGCCCCGGCCACCTGGGTGCTCTCCAACCACGACGTCACCCGGCACGCCACCCGCTTCGCCAACCCGCCCGGCCTCGGTACCCAGATCCGCACCGCCGGGGACCGCGCCCTCGGCCTGCGCCGGGCCCGCGCCGCCACCCTACTGATGCTGGCCCTGCCCGGCTCCGCCTACCTCTACCAGGGCGAGGAACTGGGCCTGCCCGACGTGGTCGACCTGCCCGACGAGGTGCGCCAGGACCCCGCCTACTTCCGGGGCGCGGGCCAGGACGGCTTCCGCGACGGCTGCCGGGTGCCGATCCCCTGGACCCGCGAGGGCTCCTCGTACGGCTTCGGCGGCGGGGGCAGCTGGCTGCCGCAGCCGGCGGGCTGGGGCGAGCTGAGCGTCGAGGCGCAGACCGGCGTGGCCGGGTCGACGCTGGAGCTGTACCGGGCCGCGCTCGCCGCCCGGCGCGAACAGCCGGCGCTCGGCGCGGGCTCCGGCGTCGAGTGGCTGCCCGCCCCCGAGGGCGTACTCGCCTTCCGGCGCGGGGAGTTCACCTGTGTCGCCAACACCACCGGCGCGCCGGTGACCGTCCCGGCGCACGGGCGGGTGCTGCTCGCCAGCGGGGAGATCACCGAGAGTGCCGCCGGGGCCGAGGTCCCGGCCGACACCACGGTGTGGTGGACCACGGCCTGA